The Candidatus Delongbacteria bacterium genome contains a region encoding:
- a CDS encoding transglycosylase SLT domain-containing protein: MAHWTRTALLSAALCTTLAAASWTTRFDPHFQKYSKRYFGADFDWRWWKAQAIAESALDSTARSWCGAQGVMQVMPGTWSDLAPKLGLTNPWEVRQSIQAGIYYDARMWAIWKAPRPLEERIAFTLASYNAGAGHILKAQRLVPAGGSNNEWTPVAARLHLVTGKHAGETRGYVTRIQRLHVRLSHPP, encoded by the coding sequence GTGGCACATTGGACAAGGACGGCACTGCTTAGTGCCGCCCTTTGCACTACTCTGGCGGCAGCCAGCTGGACCACCCGATTTGACCCCCACTTCCAAAAGTACTCCAAGCGCTACTTCGGGGCAGACTTCGACTGGCGCTGGTGGAAGGCCCAGGCCATTGCCGAGAGCGCGCTGGACTCCACGGCGCGCAGCTGGTGCGGCGCCCAGGGCGTTATGCAGGTCATGCCCGGGACGTGGAGCGACCTGGCGCCCAAGCTCGGCCTAACCAATCCCTGGGAAGTGCGGCAGTCCATCCAGGCGGGCATCTACTACGACGCCCGGATGTGGGCAATCTGGAAGGCGCCCCGGCCGCTGGAGGAGAGGATCGCCTTCACGCTGGCCAGCTACAACGCCGGCGCCGGGCACATACTGAAAGCCCAGCGGCTGGTGCCGGCCGGCGGGAGCAACAACGAATGGACCCCGGTGGCAGCCAGGCTGCACCTTGTGACCGGCAAACACGCGGGCGAGACCCGCGGCTACGTGACGCGCATCCAGCGCCTGCACGTGCGGCTCAGCCACCCGCCGTAA
- a CDS encoding lamin tail domain-containing protein: MKNRLMVLALVGLAGQTMASGVFISEYIEGSSNNKAVEIANVTGGPVSLANYQLWRGWNGGGWTSFTTLTGTLANNDVYVLANPSANAAILAVADITNSSIINWNGDDAVGLAEWDGAAFVLVDVIGTPSVDPGTGWMVNGTTTGTLDHTIIRNASVCDGETDWAVANLEYTVLANDTFTNLGSHVSACGAGNVPPAVSGISYLPQPVQAGDGLVFTANANDSDGTVSMVVLNYGPSAGNLSSSISMDPLGGGVYSNSAPITAPNACEQLFYQVVATDDDGDTGSSAVLSLTVFCELTIPQIQGGVAASPYVGQVVTTEGQVSVVQSATSMFIQDDNGPWHGIQVFGAHPGVLEGDLIRVTGTILEYNGFTEIAGSLTIQVLATPGPLTLVPQLLTVGQVLAEDYEGVLVRVENTTCVGSVDPNTYLYDGIDQILVYAPGFTGVEDACYNVTGVRYAYQGTPEIAIRTLADITECGVVEGRDELKTFALGQAYPNPFNPSAQITFSLDVTAEARLSVYNVIGQEVAVLVDGLLESGAHVVTFDAANLPSGLYFYNLQSAGRQLTGKMTLVR, from the coding sequence ATGAAGAACCGATTGATGGTATTGGCGCTGGTGGGACTGGCCGGGCAGACGATGGCCAGCGGCGTGTTCATCAGCGAGTACATCGAAGGCTCGAGCAACAACAAGGCCGTGGAAATCGCCAACGTGACCGGCGGGCCGGTCAGCTTGGCCAACTATCAGCTCTGGCGGGGCTGGAACGGTGGCGGCTGGACCAGCTTCACGACCCTGACCGGCACCCTGGCCAACAACGACGTCTACGTGTTGGCGAATCCCAGCGCCAATGCGGCGATCCTGGCCGTGGCCGACATCACCAACAGCAGCATCATCAACTGGAACGGCGACGACGCCGTGGGTCTGGCCGAGTGGGATGGCGCCGCCTTCGTCCTGGTGGACGTGATCGGCACGCCCAGCGTGGATCCCGGCACGGGCTGGATGGTCAACGGCACGACCACGGGCACCCTGGACCACACCATCATCCGCAACGCCAGCGTGTGTGACGGCGAGACGGATTGGGCCGTGGCCAACCTCGAGTACACGGTGCTGGCCAACGACACCTTCACTAATCTGGGCAGCCACGTGTCCGCCTGCGGCGCCGGCAATGTTCCCCCCGCGGTCAGCGGCATCAGTTATCTGCCGCAGCCGGTCCAGGCCGGCGACGGACTGGTGTTCACCGCCAACGCCAACGACAGCGACGGCACCGTCTCCATGGTCGTCCTCAATTACGGCCCCAGCGCGGGCAACCTGAGTTCCTCCATCTCCATGGATCCCTTGGGCGGCGGCGTGTACTCCAACAGCGCGCCCATCACGGCGCCCAATGCCTGCGAGCAGCTGTTCTACCAGGTGGTGGCCACGGATGACGATGGCGACACGGGCAGCTCGGCCGTCCTGTCGCTGACGGTCTTCTGCGAGCTGACCATTCCCCAGATCCAGGGCGGCGTCGCGGCCTCCCCGTACGTGGGCCAGGTCGTGACCACTGAGGGTCAGGTCTCCGTCGTGCAGTCCGCCACTTCCATGTTCATCCAGGACGACAACGGCCCCTGGCACGGGATCCAGGTCTTCGGCGCCCATCCGGGCGTGCTGGAAGGCGACCTCATCCGCGTGACGGGCACCATCCTCGAGTACAACGGCTTCACCGAGATCGCCGGCAGCCTGACCATCCAGGTGCTGGCCACGCCCGGCCCGCTGACCCTGGTGCCCCAGCTGCTCACGGTGGGCCAGGTTCTGGCCGAGGACTATGAAGGCGTGCTGGTGCGCGTGGAGAACACCACGTGCGTCGGCAGCGTCGACCCCAACACCTATTTGTATGACGGCATCGACCAGATCCTGGTCTACGCCCCGGGCTTCACGGGCGTCGAGGACGCGTGTTACAACGTGACGGGCGTGCGCTACGCCTATCAGGGCACCCCGGAGATCGCCATCCGCACCCTGGCCGACATCACCGAGTGCGGCGTGGTGGAAGGTCGTGACGAGCTGAAGACCTTCGCCCTGGGTCAGGCCTACCCGAACCCCTTCAATCCCAGCGCGCAGATCACCTTCAGCCTGGATGTGACGGCGGAAGCCCGCCTGAGCGTCTACAACGTGATCGGCCAGGAAGTGGCCGTGCTGGTGGACGGCCTGCTGGAGTCCGGCGCCCACGTGGTGACCTTCGACGCCGCCAACCTGCCCAGCGGCCTCTACTTCTACAACCTGCAGAGCGCGGGTCGCCAGCTGACCGGCAAGATGACCCTGGTCCGCTAA
- a CDS encoding baseplate J/gp47 family protein translates to MKTFDEILADLLQAVVAKTPFTNLNVGAGLRGILEAVASGIAGLYQLIRTVSGALFVQTATGTWLDLKVREVGIRRLSAKKARVRLTFGRSTPAIQDTLIPAGTFVRSRKDASGRSQRFLTDVDATLATGQTSVVVTATAEEAGAIGNVGPGTITLIVTTVSGIETVINQDVGALSYLVEEGADAESDRALRERAILKWDTLGVGGTRGAYQAWALSVTGVKAAMVLDDAPYGPGTVGVVVLGTDGAPTPELLEAVKDYIRPRQPLTAQLVVSSAEITEVALSLTVWRFATADQATVDAAVRLALQGYSDALQLGEGLIRARLVAAVMAVDGVYNVTVDVPTADVPATPAEYLDVDAAAATLVHLVKGRTYQDRAADVVGEGLPGIDPIDKTEWSF, encoded by the coding sequence ATGAAGACCTTCGATGAGATCCTGGCCGACCTGCTGCAGGCGGTGGTGGCCAAGACGCCCTTCACGAATCTCAACGTGGGCGCCGGCCTGCGCGGTATCCTGGAAGCGGTCGCCTCCGGCATCGCCGGCCTCTACCAGCTCATCCGGACTGTCTCCGGCGCGCTCTTTGTGCAGACGGCCACGGGCACGTGGCTGGATCTGAAGGTCCGCGAGGTGGGCATTCGGCGCCTCTCTGCCAAGAAGGCCCGCGTGCGCCTGACCTTCGGCCGCAGCACGCCGGCCATCCAGGACACGCTCATCCCGGCCGGCACCTTTGTGCGTAGCCGCAAGGACGCCAGCGGGCGCAGCCAGCGCTTCCTGACCGACGTGGACGCCACCCTGGCGACCGGCCAGACGAGCGTGGTGGTGACGGCCACGGCCGAGGAGGCGGGCGCCATCGGCAACGTGGGCCCGGGCACCATCACGCTCATCGTGACGACGGTCTCGGGCATTGAGACCGTCATCAACCAGGACGTGGGCGCGCTCTCCTACCTAGTGGAGGAAGGCGCGGACGCGGAGTCCGACCGGGCCCTGCGCGAGCGCGCCATCCTCAAGTGGGACACCCTGGGCGTGGGCGGCACGCGGGGCGCCTACCAGGCCTGGGCTCTGTCCGTGACCGGCGTGAAAGCTGCCATGGTCCTGGACGACGCGCCCTACGGCCCGGGCACGGTAGGCGTGGTCGTGCTGGGCACGGACGGCGCACCGACGCCCGAGCTCCTGGAGGCGGTGAAGGACTACATCCGCCCGCGGCAGCCGCTGACCGCCCAGCTCGTGGTCTCCAGCGCGGAGATCACCGAGGTCGCCCTCTCCCTGACCGTCTGGCGCTTCGCCACAGCCGACCAGGCCACGGTGGACGCGGCGGTGCGCCTGGCCCTGCAGGGTTATTCGGACGCCCTGCAGCTGGGCGAGGGGCTGATCCGTGCGCGCCTGGTGGCGGCCGTCATGGCCGTGGACGGCGTCTACAACGTGACGGTGGATGTGCCCACGGCAGACGTGCCGGCGACGCCGGCCGAGTACCTGGACGTGGACGCCGCGGCGGCCACGCTCGTGCACCTCGTGAAGGGCCGCACCTATCAGGACCGCGCCGCGGACGTGGTGGGCGAGGGCCTGCCTGGAATCGACCCCATCGATAAGACCGAGTGGAGCTTCTGA
- a CDS encoding FlgD immunoglobulin-like domain containing protein has protein sequence MKRLAFALILFGTSLLSSAAWARIGTDRDQDGGGVEPLRTTYTLDSLFFHGSGGTGDQDITPNETLTVTAVLSGGTWNATAPIDEFIIIPNTNDPPDAAGADLENYYSYLNSQASVISIGVNSSGKSRLTFNVAAPSTWQAGDLTFTIYLDGKCTSIHQAAVSETYVSLAEVNVMHAGTETLTGAGFTLGNMAADSTPPTLVTAGCYATSLTTLRIQVAESVSESGGDCGASFSVTGDGIAGSIVGSSLASSSSTVWTLTLASSLPDRDWQGTLTYDRDASAAELRDAAGNEMADGHNVTATTEKIAPANPTMTYPSATADLSGASIAWTGSANSSATDPSMAGVSLQGSLNGASWTTLSTDSDVTDGTYGATWTVGTQYNYYRLLAIDDLSNSAASSSSVDFQAKQRLVLSGSVSEAVNTFEDQATATITDAYGNAESGTHTLSLSKVSGAGTLTFSSEADGTPVITTLDIESASSGAFWLAGSAPGAYQVRAATAGLLADTLAVTIVTGAPNKVLVAMPGQSFVDGTGITGTPTATDAGTAFGINLYVVDASNYLCDFDTDNVGTVFGKTAVASPSGNNPQIKVGGAAYTTNWTTSKAVSFENGVNTTALLVKFYNASTTGAISATATGVANHPNSSDITINALDPDQMNFSLAAASQESGVAWTGTNTVSVKDVYQNLITWFNAADQPLTLDVTPQGAGVVTSFLITARGDAVLDEATDFVGGVCNLTALGITLTATPDAYDIGGDLGANQGTRVKNIIVNAPTLSSATPAWRTHINAEADSPGYMLQAAVDENGETLTVYWAFDNDSTKYSGYTVQNSASVTTGGGLLQKYLDGATINAQGAGYDYMFWWVGGTDSQGNTPDGKPISSNRLVYVVNPTLTVRGFDLGAGGLHPNTTNNTMTSLELTAEMAGAAITVTRLAFTKTSSSNATTTHISAFKLWLDVNGNDQYDAGTDTQLGSTLTGTVNPNFTGLSLMVPAGSPVRVLLTVDVSASATTAQNLGMEMVSESSVTLQNGVDDVVGHGGTWPQPGNAADWTLPVEFSVFSGTAGYGQNGLVWRTESEVNSLGFRVWRAETPEAGIHPALTAFTPLADWNQDEGLLGQENSSAGKDYRWQDTNIEPGVVYCYRLEAVDLDGSSEFHPESIYVSSLSKPTGFTLGTNTPNPFNPVTTLRFVLPEVLPVSLEVYNINGQLVRTLLSGQTLPWGPHQLLWDGTNNQGKQVASGVYIYRLSTPGFQQARTMQLLR, from the coding sequence ATGAAGCGACTGGCCTTTGCCCTGATCCTGTTCGGCACGTCCCTGCTTTCATCCGCCGCGTGGGCGCGCATCGGGACGGACCGCGACCAGGATGGGGGGGGAGTCGAACCTCTCCGGACCACGTACACGTTGGACAGTCTGTTCTTCCACGGTTCGGGCGGCACAGGGGATCAGGACATCACGCCCAACGAAACCCTGACCGTGACGGCCGTGCTGTCCGGGGGCACGTGGAACGCCACGGCGCCCATCGACGAATTCATCATCATCCCCAACACCAACGACCCCCCCGACGCCGCGGGCGCGGACCTGGAGAACTACTACAGCTATCTCAACTCCCAGGCCTCCGTCATCAGCATCGGCGTCAACAGCAGCGGCAAGTCGCGCCTGACCTTCAACGTCGCCGCCCCCAGCACGTGGCAGGCGGGCGACCTGACCTTCACCATCTACCTGGACGGCAAGTGCACGAGCATCCACCAGGCCGCCGTCAGCGAGACCTACGTCTCATTGGCGGAGGTCAACGTGATGCACGCCGGCACGGAGACCCTGACCGGCGCGGGCTTCACCCTCGGCAACATGGCGGCGGATTCCACGCCCCCCACTCTGGTGACGGCCGGCTGCTACGCCACCAGCCTGACCACCCTGCGCATCCAGGTGGCGGAGAGCGTGAGCGAGTCGGGCGGCGACTGTGGCGCTAGTTTCAGCGTCACGGGCGACGGCATCGCCGGCAGCATCGTCGGCAGCAGCCTGGCCAGCTCCTCCTCCACTGTCTGGACGCTCACCCTGGCCTCCTCGCTGCCCGACCGCGACTGGCAGGGCACGCTGACCTATGATCGCGACGCCTCGGCCGCGGAGTTGCGCGATGCGGCCGGCAACGAGATGGCCGACGGCCACAATGTGACCGCCACGACGGAAAAGATCGCCCCGGCCAATCCGACCATGACCTATCCCTCGGCCACGGCGGACCTGAGCGGCGCCAGCATCGCCTGGACCGGCTCGGCCAACTCCAGCGCGACCGATCCCTCTATGGCCGGCGTCTCGCTCCAGGGCTCGCTCAACGGCGCCTCCTGGACCACGCTCTCCACGGACAGCGACGTGACGGACGGAACCTACGGCGCCACCTGGACGGTGGGCACCCAGTACAATTACTACCGCTTGCTGGCCATCGACGACCTGAGCAATTCCGCCGCCTCGTCCTCCAGCGTGGACTTCCAGGCCAAGCAGCGGCTGGTGCTCAGCGGCAGCGTCAGCGAAGCCGTCAACACCTTCGAGGATCAGGCCACGGCCACCATCACGGACGCCTACGGAAACGCGGAGAGCGGCACGCACACCCTCAGCCTGAGCAAGGTTTCGGGCGCGGGCACCCTCACCTTCTCCTCCGAGGCCGACGGCACGCCCGTCATCACCACCCTGGACATCGAGAGCGCCAGCAGCGGCGCCTTCTGGCTCGCGGGTTCGGCCCCGGGCGCTTATCAGGTCCGGGCCGCCACCGCCGGCCTGCTGGCCGACACCCTGGCCGTGACCATCGTCACCGGGGCCCCCAACAAGGTGCTGGTGGCCATGCCGGGCCAGAGTTTCGTGGACGGCACGGGCATCACGGGCACGCCCACGGCCACCGATGCGGGCACGGCCTTCGGCATCAACCTCTACGTGGTGGACGCCAGCAACTACCTCTGCGACTTCGACACGGACAACGTGGGCACGGTCTTCGGCAAGACCGCCGTGGCCAGCCCTTCGGGCAACAATCCGCAGATCAAGGTGGGCGGCGCGGCCTACACGACCAACTGGACCACGTCCAAGGCGGTCAGCTTCGAGAACGGCGTGAACACCACGGCCCTGCTGGTCAAGTTCTACAACGCCAGCACCACGGGCGCCATCAGCGCAACGGCCACGGGCGTGGCCAATCATCCCAACTCCAGCGACATCACGATCAACGCGCTGGATCCGGACCAGATGAACTTCAGTCTGGCGGCGGCCAGCCAAGAGAGTGGCGTGGCCTGGACGGGCACCAACACGGTCTCCGTCAAGGACGTCTACCAGAACCTGATCACCTGGTTCAACGCGGCGGACCAGCCCCTGACCCTGGATGTGACCCCCCAGGGCGCCGGCGTGGTCACCAGCTTCCTGATCACCGCCCGCGGCGACGCCGTGCTGGACGAGGCCACGGACTTCGTGGGCGGCGTCTGCAACCTCACGGCCCTGGGCATCACGCTGACGGCCACGCCCGACGCCTACGACATCGGCGGCGACCTGGGCGCCAATCAGGGCACGCGCGTCAAGAACATCATCGTGAACGCCCCCACGCTGAGCAGCGCCACGCCGGCTTGGCGCACGCACATCAACGCCGAGGCGGACAGCCCGGGCTACATGCTGCAGGCGGCCGTGGACGAGAACGGCGAGACCCTGACCGTCTACTGGGCCTTCGACAACGACTCCACCAAGTACTCGGGCTACACGGTGCAGAACAGCGCCAGCGTGACCACGGGCGGCGGCCTCCTGCAGAAGTACCTCGACGGCGCCACCATCAACGCCCAGGGCGCGGGCTATGACTACATGTTCTGGTGGGTGGGCGGCACGGACTCCCAGGGCAACACGCCGGACGGCAAGCCCATTTCCAGCAACCGCCTGGTCTACGTGGTCAACCCCACGCTGACCGTGCGCGGTTTCGACCTGGGGGCCGGCGGCCTGCATCCCAACACCACCAACAACACGATGACCAGTCTGGAGCTGACGGCTGAAATGGCCGGCGCCGCCATCACGGTGACGCGCCTGGCCTTCACCAAGACCTCCTCCTCCAACGCCACCACCACGCACATCTCGGCCTTCAAGCTGTGGCTGGACGTCAACGGCAACGACCAGTACGACGCCGGCACCGACACGCAGTTGGGCAGCACGCTGACCGGCACGGTGAACCCGAACTTCACCGGGCTGAGCCTGATGGTGCCCGCCGGCAGCCCCGTGCGCGTGCTGCTGACGGTGGACGTCAGCGCCAGCGCCACCACGGCCCAGAACCTGGGCATGGAGATGGTCAGCGAGTCCTCCGTGACCCTGCAGAACGGCGTGGACGACGTGGTGGGCCACGGCGGCACGTGGCCCCAGCCGGGCAACGCGGCCGACTGGACCCTGCCCGTGGAGTTCAGCGTCTTCTCCGGCACGGCCGGCTACGGCCAGAACGGACTCGTCTGGCGGACGGAATCCGAAGTGAACAGCCTGGGCTTCCGGGTCTGGCGCGCCGAGACCCCCGAGGCGGGGATCCACCCGGCCCTGACGGCCTTCACGCCCCTGGCGGACTGGAATCAGGACGAGGGTCTGCTGGGCCAGGAGAACAGCTCGGCGGGCAAGGACTACCGCTGGCAAGACACGAACATCGAGCCGGGCGTGGTCTACTGCTACCGGCTGGAGGCGGTGGATCTGGACGGCAGCAGCGAGTTCCATCCGGAGTCCATCTACGTCAGCAGCCTGAGCAAGCCCACCGGCTTCACGCTGGGCACCAACACGCCCAACCCCTTCAACCCGGTCACCACCCTGCGCTTCGTGCTGCCGGAAGTGCTGCCGGTCTCGCTGGAGGTCTACAACATCAACGGCCAGCTGGTCCGCACCCTGCTCTCCGGCCAGACCCTGCCCTGGGGCCCGCACCAGCTGCTCTGGGACGGCACCAACAACCAGGGCAAGCAGGTGGCCTCGGGCGTCTACATCTACCGCCTGAGCACGCCGGGCTTCCAGCAGGCCCGCACCATGCAGCTGCTGCGCTGA
- a CDS encoding cation:proton antiporter, whose product METLNSHQVLVMLLSFGVLLGLARVLGELALKLHQPAVLGELLAGVLLGPTLLGALDPGLQTWLFPASGPNALALSAVSTLAIVLFLLVAGLEVDLSILARQGRVAPLVGLTGIVIPFGLGLGLAGLWPSLLTSPMDQPLLTAMFFATALSISALPVIAKTLLDLGLYRSDLGMLSISAAILNDLVGWLLFAFILGLLPGAHAQQGSIWSTALLTVLTVAFMLTAGRWMVHRSLPWVQAYSRWPAGELSFALILALFAGALTEWIGVHAIFGSFLAGVAIGDSSHLRERTRVIIDQFVSVIFAPLFFAGIGLMVDFGTQFDFKLTGIVLLVACVGKLAGGYLGSRWGGLPSRDAWAVGFALNARGGMVIILGVPALQAGLIDATLFVALVVTALVTSAMSGPFMRLLIRQSHAPRLADLLGARHFLPNMAATTRQEGIAELCSVAARAAGLVQGQLCEVVWSREQSMPTGLGNRIAVPHARMEGLSRPLVVLGRAHQGLDFDAPDGKPAQILILLLTPKNDAGVQLSILSELAHLFHGEEQVDRMLKAQTYTEVIALLRSRPQQAGWV is encoded by the coding sequence GTGGAGACCCTGAACTCGCATCAGGTATTGGTCATGCTGCTCTCGTTCGGAGTGCTGCTGGGGTTGGCACGGGTGCTGGGCGAATTGGCACTCAAGCTGCACCAACCCGCCGTCTTGGGGGAACTGCTGGCTGGCGTGCTGCTGGGGCCCACGCTGCTGGGGGCGTTGGATCCGGGACTACAGACCTGGCTGTTTCCCGCCAGCGGACCCAACGCCTTGGCTCTGAGTGCAGTATCCACGTTGGCTATCGTCCTGTTTCTGTTGGTCGCGGGACTCGAAGTGGACCTGTCCATCCTGGCGCGCCAGGGACGTGTGGCCCCGCTGGTCGGACTGACCGGCATCGTGATTCCGTTCGGTTTGGGGCTGGGGTTGGCCGGTCTTTGGCCATCCTTGTTGACGTCGCCGATGGATCAGCCGCTCCTCACCGCCATGTTTTTTGCCACGGCCTTGTCCATTTCCGCGCTGCCGGTTATCGCCAAAACCCTGCTGGATCTTGGTTTGTATCGCAGCGATTTGGGCATGCTCTCCATCAGCGCCGCCATTCTCAACGACCTGGTGGGGTGGCTGCTCTTCGCTTTCATCCTGGGTTTGCTTCCTGGCGCGCATGCGCAGCAAGGCAGCATCTGGTCGACGGCCCTGTTGACGGTCTTGACCGTGGCCTTCATGCTCACCGCCGGTCGGTGGATGGTTCACCGCAGCCTGCCCTGGGTGCAGGCCTACAGTCGTTGGCCCGCGGGCGAGTTGAGTTTCGCGTTGATTCTGGCGTTGTTCGCCGGGGCCTTGACCGAATGGATCGGCGTCCACGCCATCTTCGGATCCTTCTTGGCCGGCGTGGCCATTGGGGACAGTTCCCATCTTCGCGAGCGCACCCGGGTCATCATCGACCAGTTCGTCAGTGTCATCTTCGCGCCCCTGTTCTTCGCCGGCATCGGGCTGATGGTGGACTTTGGAACTCAGTTCGATTTCAAGCTAACCGGAATCGTGCTGCTGGTGGCCTGCGTGGGCAAGTTGGCAGGAGGCTACCTGGGTTCGCGTTGGGGTGGCCTCCCCAGTCGGGATGCCTGGGCCGTTGGCTTCGCCCTCAATGCCCGCGGCGGGATGGTGATCATCCTGGGAGTCCCTGCCTTGCAGGCGGGGCTGATTGACGCCACGCTGTTCGTGGCGCTGGTGGTGACGGCATTGGTCACGTCGGCAATGAGCGGTCCTTTCATGCGTCTGCTCATCCGTCAGAGTCATGCGCCACGCTTGGCCGATCTGCTGGGCGCCCGCCACTTTCTGCCGAACATGGCTGCCACGACTCGTCAGGAAGGGATCGCGGAACTCTGCTCGGTCGCGGCCCGGGCGGCAGGCCTTGTTCAGGGCCAGTTGTGCGAAGTGGTTTGGTCCCGGGAGCAGTCCATGCCAACCGGATTGGGCAACCGAATTGCAGTACCCCATGCCCGCATGGAAGGGTTGTCTCGCCCGTTGGTGGTGCTGGGAAGGGCGCATCAAGGATTGGATTTCGATGCCCCGGACGGCAAACCGGCCCAGATCTTGATTCTCCTGCTGACCCCAAAAAATGATGCGGGAGTGCAGTTGTCCATCTTGTCGGAATTGGCGCATCTCTTTCACGGCGAGGAGCAGGTGGATCGGATGCTGAAGGCTCAGACCTACACGGAGGTCATCGCCTTGCTGAGGTCTCGCCCCCAACAAGCGGGATGGGTGTAA
- a CDS encoding fibronectin type III domain-containing protein: protein MATLVQAGLPPGAAVLVQDNLRQRAGGGAQRPFVSRAASVPASGVLVVTDLPDSNYSLFFTRPALLGHSIPSIDVGDRAAYIAAGRRRVPPPVVLVSAGVYGHLVFLAWRIRAGGWNAARYLVEGSTNGGSSWFAVADVANPEARDLTLDTLTNSTTYLLRVKALNADGRCMGPSNSRSVTVGKDPAIPATLDAMADGTTYGRVRKAALDAAGLIDLAAAGIVNRGALALLNTVKSSDIAKDAVTSTAILDGAVVQAKIAALAVGTSQLANTCVTATKIGASAVGSGQLASTAASLTKVSGGILTGSGSTATLPSGKILDATAGTAKLKTFTAMPTVGEVADGEWFAVSAGASKGIYVRSGTVAFNGAGIESSFSS from the coding sequence GTGGCGACACTCGTGCAGGCCGGGCTGCCGCCGGGGGCGGCCGTCCTGGTGCAGGACAACCTGCGCCAGCGGGCCGGGGGCGGCGCGCAGCGCCCCTTCGTGTCCCGCGCGGCCTCTGTGCCGGCTTCGGGCGTCCTAGTTGTGACGGACCTGCCGGACTCCAACTACAGCCTGTTTTTCACGCGCCCGGCCCTGCTGGGGCATTCCATCCCATCCATCGACGTGGGTGACCGGGCGGCGTACATCGCCGCGGGCCGCCGGCGCGTGCCGCCGCCCGTGGTGCTGGTCTCGGCGGGCGTGTACGGGCACTTGGTGTTCTTGGCTTGGCGTATCCGCGCCGGCGGCTGGAACGCTGCCCGCTATCTGGTGGAGGGGTCGACCAACGGGGGCTCCAGTTGGTTCGCCGTGGCGGATGTGGCCAACCCTGAGGCCCGGGACTTGACCCTGGACACCCTGACGAACAGCACCACGTACCTGCTGCGCGTGAAGGCCCTCAATGCCGACGGCCGCTGCATGGGGCCCTCCAACAGCCGGTCGGTGACCGTGGGCAAGGACCCAGCCATCCCGGCCACCCTGGACGCCATGGCGGACGGCACGACCTACGGTCGCGTGCGGAAGGCCGCGCTGGACGCCGCGGGGCTGATTGACCTGGCCGCTGCGGGCATCGTGAATCGAGGGGCCCTGGCCCTCCTGAACACGGTGAAGTCCTCGGACATCGCCAAGGACGCGGTGACATCGACGGCCATCCTGGACGGCGCCGTCGTCCAGGCGAAGATTGCCGCCCTGGCCGTGGGAACGTCGCAGCTGGCCAACACGTGCGTCACGGCGACCAAGATCGGCGCCAGCGCCGTCGGATCGGGTCAGCTGGCCAGCACGGCGGCCAGCCTGACCAAGGTTTCGGGCGGCATCCTGACGGGGTCCGGGTCCACGGCCACGCTGCCCAGCGGCAAGATCCTCGATGCCACCGCGGGCACGGCCAAGCTGAAGACCTTCACGGCCATGCCGACGGTGGGCGAAGTGGCCGACGGGGAGTGGTTTGCCGTGTCCGCCGGGGCCTCGAAGGGCATCTACGTGCGCTCTGGCACGGTGGCGTTCAACGGCGCCGGCATCGAGAGCAGCTTTAGTTCCTAA
- a CDS encoding DUF177 domain-containing protein, with product MRIALMELRRGLDELALVGTPDELKLPGEWFRHPVEALVRAQPLLGGWRLNLSLQTRVHRVCDRCLVEVEQSVSEEDSCLILPESERPSEDEEDRVLLYVPDQEWVEVDQVVRDALRLSQPEYFVCRPECRGLCPACGQDWNEGECGCRPAAPDSPFTTLANLRKPV from the coding sequence ATGCGAATCGCGCTGATGGAACTGCGTCGCGGACTGGACGAGCTTGCGCTGGTCGGAACGCCTGACGAACTGAAGCTTCCCGGAGAGTGGTTCCGCCACCCCGTGGAAGCGCTTGTGCGTGCCCAGCCCCTGCTGGGCGGGTGGCGACTCAATCTGTCGCTGCAGACGCGCGTCCACCGGGTGTGCGACCGCTGCCTGGTGGAAGTGGAACAGTCCGTGAGCGAAGAGGACTCCTGTTTGATCCTGCCGGAATCCGAGCGGCCCAGCGAGGACGAGGAGGATCGGGTGCTGCTCTATGTGCCCGACCAGGAGTGGGTGGAAGTGGACCAGGTGGTGCGGGACGCCCTGCGGTTGTCCCAGCCTGAGTATTTCGTGTGCAGGCCGGAGTGCCGGGGCTTGTGCCCCGCGTGCGGCCAGGACTGGAACGAGGGGGAGTGCGGGTGCAGGCCCGCGGCTCCGGATTCCCCGTTCACCACCCTGGCCAACCTGCGCAAGCCGGTGTAA